The genomic DNA TTCAGCTATATTGTCGGAAGCAATGATAACCTATGAAATAAATGTATCAAAGGATACTTTTATCAAAGGAAATGAAAGTTGGCAAAAACCATTTGGAATTAAGCCTGACAATAACTATTCTCAAATGGTAAAAACTATAGCAAATAGTATTGTACATAAAGACAATAAAGAAACATTTTTAAATACATTTTTATGTGAAAACTTATTGGATGCATATAAAAATAATGTGACTGAAATAAAATTAGAATATCAAAGAATGAATCAAGAAAATAAAATGATTTGGGTCATTTGTACAATGCACTTAATAAAAGATTCTATTACGAACGATATAAAAGCACTTGCTTATGTTAAAGATATTGACAAGCAAAAAAATGAAGAAATTAGATTGAAATTAAAAGCTGAAAGAGATACTCTTACAGGATTATATAATAAAGGTACTACAGAAAAATTGATTAATGATTTCTTGAACTCTGAGGAAGCAAGCTTAGGAATGCATGCATTTTTAATTGTTGATATAGATAATTTTAAATCTGTGAACGATAATTTAGGACATGTATTTGGAGATAAAGTATTATTTGAAGTTTCTAAAAACCTAAAACCTATATTTAGAAAAGATGATATAGTAGGTCGAATTGGTGGAGATGAATTTATAGTATTCTTAAAAAATATTCAGTCTTTTGAGAATACCAAAAAGAAAGCAGAAAAAATATGCGATATATTTAGAAATTCTTATACGGAAAATAAAAAGACATATAAAATATCTGGAACAGTTGGAATTTCATTTGTACCAGAACATGGAACTGTATTTGAAGAACTTTATAAAAAAGCAGACATAGCACTTTATTATGCAAAGAGCAAAGGAAAAGATAAGTATGCACTTTATAATGATTGTATCTACCAAAATGGACTTGAAAATAATATAAGTGATAATAATATAAAATTAGCAGATAAATGTGAGAAATCCAAACCAGTACTTAAAGAAATTCTTGATTCTATTGATAATTATATCTATATAGTGAATCCAAATACTTATGAACTTCTTTTTGTCAATAATAAGGTGTCTCGTTTGGATTTAGAGATAAAATTAGGAGAAACCTGTTATAAATCACTATTAAAATCTGATAGACCATGTAATAATTGCCCTCTTAACGGATTAGAAGAAAATAAGCATTCAAAATTCAAAATAGAGACAAATACATTTGGTAAAAATATCAGTATAGCAAGTTGGATTAATTGCATAGATGGAGAATACAACTGTCTTATAGAGTGTATAGATTCTTCTTTATACAAAAATAAATAAAAAAGGACTATGAAGATATGTTAAATAGTATAACTTTGATACTTGGTATAATATTTACAATTTACTATTTTTATCTCAAAATAGTTTTTGGAGGAATTTCATTTAGTGAGATTTTCTTAGTTGTAGGAATTGTACTAATTATCTATCAAATATTTAAGAAAAAAATTAAAGAAAAGAAGGTTTTTTATAGGGTGTTAAAAATAATAATCAGCATTTTTTTAATAGTATTTGTAGTTACTGAGAGTCTAATTATTTTTTATCCTAAAAATAGTTTAGAATCAAAAAGTGATTATCTCTTAATTTTAGGAGCTTCTGTAAAAAAGACTACACCAAGTACAACCCTGAAGGGTAGGTTAGACACTGCATTGAAATACCTAAAAATTAATGATAATTGTTATGTGGTAGTATCTGGTGGTAAAGGAAGTGGAGAAAAAATAACTGAGGCAAAAGCTATGAAAGATTATCTTATAAAAAATGGTATAGATAAAAATAGGATAATAGAAGAGGATAAATCCACGAATACTTATGAGAATTTTAAATATTCAAAATTGAAGATAGAAGAACATAGTCAAAGAAAACTAAGCGATTTAAAAGTAAAAATAGTAACAACAGATTTTCATGTTCTCAGAAGTAAAATATTAGCATATAGAAATGGATATAAAAATACGTCTTTTTATGCTAGTAAATCAAAACTTTCATTTGTACCAACTTATTATACAAGAGAATTTTTTGCATTATGGAAAACAATCATTTTTGATAGATAATAAATAAAAAGACTAGATATAAACTCATATCTAGTCTTTTCTATTCCCTTAATTCTAATCCATTTTCCAACTTTACTTGTTGTAGAAATTTCAACATTGGGATTTACAAGTAATTGCTTATAAGAAGTTTTATATTTTACGATTCCAAAATATAATTTTCCTTCATAATCCATTATAAATCCGAATGGTCTTACTCTTGGTTTATTATCTTCAACTGTAGCAAAATAGAATGTTGAGTTTTCTTTAAAAAAATTCATTATTTTTTTCATGATTAAATCCTCTTTGTATCTTATACTAATATAATGAATATAAATAAAATATTCATAATACTAATATAAATCGATATAAAAACAATTACAATATTATATTGATTATTCAAAATTATATATAAAATTCAGAAAAAAATTAGTTTACATAATAAAAATAAAGTCAACTAAAATTATTGATTTTAGATTAAAGTACCAGATTAAGCGTTTAAGTAGATTTTAAGCTTGATTTGATTAGAAAGGTACAAACTATCGCCGAAAAAAATTAAACCCATTTAAAAAGCAATATAAAAGCTTGTTATTTTTGAGAAAAATAGACCCTCTAAACTCAATTAGATAAAAATAAAATACAGAAAATTATATCTCTGAATATCTCAAGTAATTAATTTTAAATTTTACGATATTTTGTTTGATGATTTATAATATAAAAGCATACTCTTAATCTGCTCAAATTAAAAAGAATAAAAAATAACAAAAAAATCACTGACATTTCACTGACAAATTGTAATTTTGTTATTATAAATACATTGAAAATACTTGATTATTGAAAAATGGCATAAAAAATACATTTTATGCCATTTACTATTATTTGATAGTTTTTAACTTATGACATAAGATATTTTTTAACATATACAATAAAATATAAAAAATTGATATTACAAATAAAAAAAATACATATTAGATGTTATAGAAAAAAAGCGCACTTATAGGCTTAAAATGTCACATAAAAGAGTTTTAAAGAATAATATATTATGAACACAAATTTTGTAATCGCAAAGGAGTGATAATATGGCAACAGTATCAGGACAAATAGTTTTTGATAGAAATAGAAGTGCTACCATTGATTCTGGAGACTCAGGAATAGCCAATATACCAGTTGTATTACAAGATATAGCAACTGGAGTTAGACTTGTGGTTCTCACAGATGCATCAGGAAATTATGTTTTTACTAATGTTCCAGATGGTAACTATAGAATTGTAGAAGCTTTTGGAACTACAGGAGGAGTACCAACACCAGGGGATTTTGCAACAGCGATAGTAGGTCCAGTTCCAATTGCAGAAATGCCACCTATTAGTTCTGTGACAAATCCTCCTATTGGTTCAACAAACTTAGATGGTACAACACCTAACACACTATTAATAACAGTAGCAGGTTCAGATATAACAAATCAAAATATATTAAATGGGCCTGTGATTTATACACCTATAGAGAATATATTGGATTCTTGCGTATCTGTATCTAATATAAACCTTATTACAGATGCAGATAACGGAACATTCGGTTTTTTTCCACCAGGTACACCAAGTAATACAGGACCTGAAATAGAACCTTACCCAAATGTGACGCCAGATTTTACGTATGTTGTACCAGACCCAACTAAGTTTACACCTTTAGATGGAGAATATACAGTACAAAATATTATGACAAATGCAATGAGTAATGTTATAGGAGCTTGGTGGCGTATTGCTGACCATACTACAGGAAATGAAACAGGAAGAATGATGGTGGTAAATGGTTTTAATCCTGGAGCTGTATTTTTTAAATCAACAGTACAAGTTACACCTAACACTAATTATTTATTTAGCACTTGGATTTTAAACCTTTTTAAGGTAACAGGATATCCACCACCACAGCTAGGTGTAAGAATATTTGACCAAAATAATAATATACTATATCAAGCAACATTAGGAGCTCAAATTCCAGTTAATACAAACGCACCAGAATGGAAAGAAGTAGGTACTGTGATTAATTCTCAAAATAATAATCAACTTACAGTAGAATTTTTTAGTGAAGGAGAAAGCGCCATTGGAAATGACTATGCTATAGATGATGTTTCTTTAAGAGAAATAGCTGTTCCAACTTTTACTCCAATAAAAACAAGTAACACAGAAACTGCTAATGTAGGTGATATAATCACATATACAGTTACATTAGATAATACTTGTGATAGCCCTTTAACTAATGTATTTTTTAGGGATTTAATTCCAAATGGTTTAGAGTTTATACCTGGAACTGTAACGGTTGATGGAGTATCTGTACCAGGAGTAGACCCTAATACAGGTTTCCCACTTCCAGATATTGGAGGAGGAACAGGGGTTGAAGTAACTTTTGATGTTGTGGTTGAAAGTATTCCTAACCCAAATCCTACTAATAATATAGCTAATATAGATTACTCCTATACACCTGTAGAAGGCGGTATACCAAATGATTTTTCAGTAGATTCTAATCCAGTTCCTGTTGAAGTAATATCAGCAGATATTGAAGTTACAAAATTATCTGAACCTACTATAGTGAATCCAGGAGAGGAATTAATATACACTATAAAAGTAGTAAATAATGGACCATTCCCATCTGAAAATGTGGTTTTAACAGATGATGTACCAGCTTCTATTGTAAATCCAGAGTATTCATTAGATGGAGGAGTAACTTTTCAACCATGGACTGGAAGTTTAAATATAGGGACATTAGAAGTAGGAGAGACAAGAGTTATTATAATTAGGGGTATTGTAAATCCATCAACAGTAGGAATTATAACAAATACAGCTGTAGTATCTTCAACTACAGCAGACCCAAACCTTAATAATAATGCATCTACAATAGAGACAGAAGTGAATTTATTAGCAGATATTTTAGTAATGAAAACAGCAGAACCTAATTCAGCTGTTCCAGGTACTTTATTGAGATATACTATTCAAGTAGAAAACTTAGGACCAGCAAATGCTGAAAATGTAATATTAAATGATGATATTCCAGCTTCTATTATAAATCCAGAATATTCATTGGATGGAGGAGCAAGTTTTCAACCATGGAATGGAAGTCTTAATATAGGTACTTTAAACTCTGGAATTTCATTAACAGTTTTAATTCAAGGAACAGTTAGTTTAAATTCTTCAGAATATATAGTAAATACAGCAACAGTTTCTTCAACTACACCTGACCCAGATTTAAGCAACAATATATCTACCATTATTACACCAGTTAACCCACAAGCAGGTATTTCTATTATAAAAGTAGCTGACGAGGATGTAGCTGTTCCAGGAGAAGAATTTGTATATACAATTGAAATTTTTAATGAAGGACCATCTAATGCTACGAATGTAGTTTTAACAGATGATATACCAGATGTTATTTTAAATCCAGAATATTCATTGGATGGAGGAGCAACTTTCCAACCATGGACTGGAAGTCTTAATATAGGTACAGTTGCACCAGGGCAATTAATAAGAATTATCATAAAGGGATTAGTAAGTTCAACTGCTACAGGAGATATTACTAATACAGCAGAAGTAAGTGCAGATGTACCAGAACCAGTTACGGATTCATCAACAGTGACAACTCCTATAGTTCCATCAGCAGATATAGAAGTAATAAAAACTAGCAATATGGATACAACAGTTCCAGGAGAAACTTTCAGTTATACTATAACAGTTACAAATTTAGGACCATCTGCTGCACAAAGTATCGTTTTGATAGATGATATACCAGATGTTATTTTAAATCCAGAGTATTCATTGGATGGAGGAGTAACTTTCCAACCATGGAATGGAAATCTTAGTATAGGCACTTTGGATGCTGGAGAAATAAGAAGTATTATAATAAGAGGAACAGTGAGCCAGACAGCAGTAGGTACAATTATAAATACAGCAACAATAAGTTCAACTACACCTGACCCAAATCCAGATAATAATACTTCAACAGATGAAACAGATATAAGTCCATTAGCAGATATTTCTGTGATAAAAGGCAACGAACCAGTTGCTATACCAGGGGGAAGATTTATTTATGGAATTGAAATTGCAAATGCAGGACCATCTTTTGCAGAGAACGTAACTTTAACAGATAATATACCAGCTTCTATTTTAAATCCAGAGTACTCAATAGATAATGGAGTGACTTTCCAACCATGGAATGGAAGCCTTAATATAGGTACTTTAGATGCTGGAGAGATAAGAAATATCATAATAAGGGGAACAGTAAGTCAAACAGCAATAGGCACAATTATAAATACAGCAACAGTAAGTTCAACTACACCTGACCCAAATCTAAATAACAATACTTCAACATCAGAAGCAGAGGTAAGTTCATCAGCAGATATTTCTGTAGTAAAACGAAGCAATCAGACTGTTGTTGTACCAGGAGATGTACTAGACTATACAATTGAGGTGAGAAATGCAGGACCGTCTACTGCTCAGAACGTAACTTTAACAGATAATATACCAGCTTCTATTTTAAGTCCAGAATATTCAATAGATAATGGAGTGACTTTTCAACCATGGACTGGAAGTCTTAGTATAGGCACTTTAGATGCTGGAGAGATAAGAAATATTATAATAAGGGGAATAGTAAGTCAAACAGCAATAGGTACAATTATAAATACAGCAACAGTAAGTTCAACTACACCTGACCCAAATCCAGATAATAATACTTCAACATCAGAAATAGATATAAGTTCATCAGCAGATATTTCTGTAATAAAATTAGCAAATAAAACAGAAGCATGTGTAGGAGAGCAAATAGATTTTGTAATAGTAGTATCAAATGCAGGACCAGAAAATGCTCAAAATGTTACTTTAATAGACAATGTTTCAGATAAGCTTAAGAAAGCAGTATTTTCACTTGATAGAGGTGTAAGTTTTCAACCATGGACTGGAAGTCTTAATATAGGTACACTACCAGCTGGAACTTTAAGAGTGATTCTATTAAGAGGAATTATAAAATCAACATGTCTTGATAGATTAACAAATATTGCAGAAGTTACTTCAACAGCACCAGATTCAAACCTTAACAATAATATATCAAGAGTGCAAGTAGAAATAAAACAATGTTGTTGTAATGATTGCTGTTGTAACAACTGTAGTAATTGCTGTTGCAATGATTGTGGTTGTAAAGATTGTTACTGTAATTGTTGTAAAAATGACTTTTGGTGTTGATTTTATAAAATAATTTTGTATACCTTAAATTAAACTGAAATAAAAAATAAATTCACATATGAGTAAAATATTTTATAAATATTAATAAATTTTTTATCTTTGATATGGACCACATTCGTAATACTAGTTATTAAATGAAGTGGTCCTTTTTAATTCATTAAAATTATTTATTCTAATTAAATTTTAAATGTATTAAATAATTTTAATTTTTTATAAAAAATATTGATATGTTATTTATATTAAAGTTTAGATATCTAAAAATACTTTTAGAATTTATTATATTATGTTAATTTTTTATATCTTATAAGGATTGTATTTTTCTAACTATAAAAATAGTATTATACTTATATTTAAAAATAAAAGAATTTTATTCCTATTGTGTAAAGTGAGAATACTATTTTCTTATATTGGTATAATAATAGTAAATCTAATATAGAAAAGAGGTATTTCTAGTATGCATGAAAATAAAAAGAATCTATTAGACGGAAGCTTAGCTCAATATAATGATACAGCAGTTCCAAAAATACCAGTATTTGCTGGTAACGATATAACTTCAGAAGTTTATTATTTTAAACCTAATCAAGTTCTTAATGCTCATAGACACCCTAATGGTGAACAAATATTTGTGTTCCTAAAAGGAGAAGGTAAAATGAAACTTGGTGAGCATGAATGTGATGTAAAAAACGGAGATACTGTATTTGTACCAACAGGAGAGTGGCATGAAATTACTAATGGAAGCAATGAAGAAATGGTAGCCGTTCAAATTACAAAAATTAATGCTGGAGCAGAATACAGAGGATAGATATATAAGTACAGTTAGTACTTTAATATCTATTTTATTATATAAACTTTAATCTCAAATATAAAAAGAGTCTTTTAAAAGGCTCTTTTTATATTTTTGTTAATTTTCATTATAAAAAAAGAAAATATCTAGCTAAAACTAATATATTTTATTTAATATTTTTTATAGCATTGTTTGCAAACTCAGTATTTACGATATCTTTATAAGGTGCTTCCTTATCTAGTTCTTTAGCTTCTTTCATAACAGTCATCAATTTCTTCAAACCTTCCTCTTTTAATACAGGATTTTGAGACCATGCATCTATTGATTTATATCTATCTACAACTGTTGTTAAATCTTCTAAAGATATATCTTCAAAGAAAGGTTGCATAGCCTTAGCTACTTCTTTGCTAGATGCTTGTTGAATCCATAATTGACCTTTATAAACAGCATTTGTAAATCTTTGAATTAAATCTTTATTGTTTTTCATGTATGATCTCGTAGTAGAGTATGCTGTAAAAGGTATTTCTCCAGAATCTTTTCCTATAGATGTAACTATATATCCACTACCTTCTTTTTCCATTGCTGTTGCTGTAGGTTCAAATGCTGTTGTAAAGTCACCCTCTCCACCTGCAAAAGCTCCAGCCATTACACCAAATTGTACATCAGTTCTTACATTAACATTGCCTACTTTTAGATTTTCTCCAATAGTAAGACCTTTTTCTTTTAGAACATATTCAAAAGTCATTAGTGGAACTCCACCTTTTCTACCACCTAATATTTCGGTTCCTTTTAAATCATTGTAAGAGAAATTAGGCATTTTTTTCCTAGCAACTAGAAAACTACCATCTCTTTTTGTCAATTGAGCAAAGTTCACTGCATAATCGTTTTTGTTTTGATTATATACATATATAGATGCTTCAGGACCCATTAAACCTACGTTTGCTTCACCTGAAATCAAAGCTGCCATAGTTTTATCTGCACCTTGGGTATTTATAAGGTCAATCTTTATACCTTCATCTTCAAAGAATCCTTTCGTAATAGCAGCATACTGTGGAGCATAAAAAACAGAGTGAGTAACTTCTGCTATAGTTACTTTATCCAGATTTTTAGACGAAGAAGATTCACCTTTTTTGTCATTAGAGTTAAAATCACATCCAGTTAGACATATTGTACTTACAATGATAGAGCTTGCTATTGCGACTATTTTTTTAAACATAATAAATACCTCCCATAAGACATACGAATAGTATATAGTATTAAAAATTTATTGTAGTTGTTACAAAAATGTATCTATGCTTATAATATTTCTACAAAAACTTAATAATAATTTTCAGTTTTATGTTTAGTTTTTTTAGTAATGTGTAATATTGGATAAATTATATTGATTATTTATAAACTAAGTAATAAAATTAGAATAATATCACTTTTTTGTCTATTATATATAAGGAAAAATTTTTTAATAATATAAATCATATTCATTTATATTATTAAAAAATTTATTTATAGAAACTTTTATTATTTTATATAAAAGTGATAAAAACTTATATTTTGTGTTTAGTAGAGTGTTGCTAAGTGAATATATTTAAAATGGAGGAAACTTTATGAAACAAAATAAATATGATGATGATAGATTTTTTAATAAATACAGTAAAATGGAACGTTCTACAAATGGATTAGCAGGTGCTGGAGAGTGGCATGTTTTAAAAAAAATGTTACCTGATTTCAAAGGAAAAAGAGTTTTAGATTTAGGATGTGGATTTGGATGGCATTGTCAATATGCAGTTGAGAATGGAGCAATTTCTGCTGTTGGAGTTGATATTTCAGAAAAAATGTTAAAAGAAGCTAGAAACAAAACGCAACTTGATAATATAAATTACATATGTATGCCTATTGAAGATATTAATTTTCCAAAAGATAGTTTTGATGTAGTTATTAGTTCCTTGGCATTTCATTATATTCAATCATTTGAAGATATATGTAAGAATATAAGTAATTGTCTTTCAAATAAAGGTAATTTTGTATTTTCTGTTGAACATCCTATATTTACTGCATATGGAAGTCAAGAGTGGTACTGTGATAAAGATGGCACTAATCTACACTGGCCAGTAGATAGATATTTTGAAGAAGGAGTACGTAAGTCAAATTTTCTAGGAGAAGAGGTTATAAAATATCATAAAACATTAACAACTTATTTAAATACGTTAATGAAAACAGGATTTGAAATATTAGAAATTATTGAACCTCAACCAGAAGAAAAACTGTTAGATACAATTCCTGATATGAAAGATGAGCTACGTAGACCTATGATGTTACTTGTATCTGCAAAAAAAAGATAAGTAAATATAAATAATCATTATTGTAGAAAAAAAGTTGTAGAAAATAATTATACTAATGGAGATGATTATACCAGTGGTATTAATTACACCAGTAGTAAGGAGGCAAAAGCATTCGTTGCTTTTGCCATTTTTTAAGTTGCAATTATACTTCTACGTAGTATATTTCGTTTCCATTTTCTTCTATAAGCTTTTTCATATCTTCAAATTTTAAAAATACAGTAGCAGTATTATCATTTGGATGTATACCTATTTTATCCATTTTTAATAAATCCTTATCAAATACAACTTTTACAACAGCCTCTTTATCATTTAATATACCAAAAGGAGTCACAGCTCCTTTAGTAAGTTTCAAGTATTTTTGAAGTCTTTCTTCTGATGCAAAACTAAGAGGTTTACTATCAATTTGTTGACGAATATCTTTTAAATCTGCTTTTTTGTCTTTACCTAATACAACTAAAAAATGTTCTTTTCCTTTAGCATCACGAAGAAATAGGTTTTTTACAACAAATTCCATATGTAATGTTTTTAATTCTTCCATTTCTTCAATTGTATAAACTGGTGGATGATTTACAGCCTCATAAGGTATGCTTAACTCATCTAATTTTTTATATACTTCCTGTTGTTGATTGTTCATGATTTCCTCCCATTAGAAATTTATTTTATATATAAATAATATTATCACAGAAAACTTTAAAAGAAAACGTTTTATATAATATAGACAATAGATTATATTTTTATAAAGAAGCAAGAATACTCAATAAAACTTAAAGAAATTAAACAATTTCTAAAAATACCTTGAAAATAGAACCTTATTTGCCATTTATAAATTATATAAAAAGGGATTATATAAAGTCATATATGAAAAAACTATATTATACTATCTTTTCTTTTTGGAATAAACTATACTTTAAATATAGATATTTAATTTAAATAAATTTTACAGTATTAATAGTAAATTATCTTAGAAAGGAATGTGCTTTATATGTCTACAGACAAAGTTGTTGGAATCATAGATGAAGAAACGGCAGAACTTGCAGGAATTGAATATACTGGTAAAATTTATGCTTCTTCTGGTGTTATAAAACATATAAAGAAAAAACATAGATGTCAACTGAGTAAAGATATTTTTAATGATATAATAGACACTATAAAAATGGTATTAAAGTCACCTGAATATATAGGAAGTCATCCTAAAAAACCTGGAAAAAGTGTGGAGTTTATAAAAAAAATTGATGATTATATTTTAGTAGCTACAGAATTAGATACAAAAAAAGAATATTTATATGTATCTTCAATGTATGCTATAAAAGAAGCAAAATTAGAAAGTAGAGTAAACAGTGGAAGAGTAAAACAATATAATGGTTAACATAATATTATTAATTTTCCCTAAAATATTGAAAAATATTATTATATAAGTTATAATATTAATATACACGTAGATATTTATTAGTTAGATTTGAGGTTGGAAAAGGCACCCAATACGCTACTATAGAGTAGTTAATAGAGATGCAGGATACGCCGCCCTGCCAAATCTAATTAAATTAAAAAGAGAGGATTAATTCCTCTCTTATTGTTTTTTTGAGATACTAATTTAATCTATATAGAAAGATTGAAGGTCATTTATACTAAAAGTTTTCAGTTATATACATTAAACTAATTAAATAAGATATTTATAATCTATATGTGATACATATTATATATTAATAAAAGAAAAATATATAGAAAATCCTTATAAAAATTTAAATTGTAATGAATAGGAAGTAATTAAAAAGAATTTTTATTGATTTTTAAAAATTTAGTTAGAAACTATATCATTATGGTAAAAAATGTATTATAATGTTTAGAAATATTATAATAAGGAGCGATTAAACATGAATCTATCGAAGAAAATAGAAGATAAAAGAAAAGCTAAACAGAGAGCTGAAAAAGTTAAGAAAGCTAAAATTGCTACAGCTGGTGTGGTATTAGGAGCTGTTACTGGTGCAGTGAGTGGAGTACTTTTGGCTCCTAAATCTGGAAAAGAAACAAGAGAGGATATAAAAGATGCTTCACAACAAAT from Clostridioides difficile ATCC 9689 = DSM 1296 includes the following:
- a CDS encoding YdcF family protein: MLNSITLILGIIFTIYYFYLKIVFGGISFSEIFLVVGIVLIIYQIFKKKIKEKKVFYRVLKIIISIFLIVFVVTESLIIFYPKNSLESKSDYLLILGASVKKTTPSTTLKGRLDTALKYLKINDNCYVVVSGGKGSGEKITEAKAMKDYLIKNGIDKNRIIEEDKSTNTYENFKYSKLKIEEHSQRKLSDLKVKIVTTDFHVLRSKILAYRNGYKNTSFYASKSKLSFVPTYYTREFFALWKTIIFDR
- a CDS encoding pyridoxamine 5'-phosphate oxidase family protein, with product MKKIMNFFKENSTFYFATVEDNKPRVRPFGFIMDYEGKLYFGIVKYKTSYKQLLVNPNVEISTTSKVGKWIRIKGIEKTRYEFISSLFIYYLSKMIVFHNAKNSLV
- a CDS encoding DUF11 domain-containing protein, with the protein product MATVSGQIVFDRNRSATIDSGDSGIANIPVVLQDIATGVRLVVLTDASGNYVFTNVPDGNYRIVEAFGTTGGVPTPGDFATAIVGPVPIAEMPPISSVTNPPIGSTNLDGTTPNTLLITVAGSDITNQNILNGPVIYTPIENILDSCVSVSNINLITDADNGTFGFFPPGTPSNTGPEIEPYPNVTPDFTYVVPDPTKFTPLDGEYTVQNIMTNAMSNVIGAWWRIADHTTGNETGRMMVVNGFNPGAVFFKSTVQVTPNTNYLFSTWILNLFKVTGYPPPQLGVRIFDQNNNILYQATLGAQIPVNTNAPEWKEVGTVINSQNNNQLTVEFFSEGESAIGNDYAIDDVSLREIAVPTFTPIKTSNTETANVGDIITYTVTLDNTCDSPLTNVFFRDLIPNGLEFIPGTVTVDGVSVPGVDPNTGFPLPDIGGGTGVEVTFDVVVESIPNPNPTNNIANIDYSYTPVEGGIPNDFSVDSNPVPVEVISADIEVTKLSEPTIVNPGEELIYTIKVVNNGPFPSENVVLTDDVPASIVNPEYSLDGGVTFQPWTGSLNIGTLEVGETRVIIIRGIVNPSTVGIITNTAVVSSTTADPNLNNNASTIETEVNLLADILVMKTAEPNSAVPGTLLRYTIQVENLGPANAENVILNDDIPASIINPEYSLDGGASFQPWNGSLNIGTLNSGISLTVLIQGTVSLNSSEYIVNTATVSSTTPDPDLSNNISTIITPVNPQAGISIIKVADEDVAVPGEEFVYTIEIFNEGPSNATNVVLTDDIPDVILNPEYSLDGGATFQPWTGSLNIGTVAPGQLIRIIIKGLVSSTATGDITNTAEVSADVPEPVTDSSTVTTPIVPSADIEVIKTSNMDTTVPGETFSYTITVTNLGPSAAQSIVLIDDIPDVILNPEYSLDGGVTFQPWNGNLSIGTLDAGEIRSIIIRGTVSQTAVGTIINTATISSTTPDPNPDNNTSTDETDISPLADISVIKGNEPVAIPGGRFIYGIEIANAGPSFAENVTLTDNIPASILNPEYSIDNGVTFQPWNGSLNIGTLDAGEIRNIIIRGTVSQTAIGTIINTATVSSTTPDPNLNNNTSTSEAEVSSSADISVVKRSNQTVVVPGDVLDYTIEVRNAGPSTAQNVTLTDNIPASILSPEYSIDNGVTFQPWTGSLSIGTLDAGEIRNIIIRGIVSQTAIGTIINTATVSSTTPDPNPDNNTSTSEIDISSSADISVIKLANKTEACVGEQIDFVIVVSNAGPENAQNVTLIDNVSDKLKKAVFSLDRGVSFQPWTGSLNIGTLPAGTLRVILLRGIIKSTCLDRLTNIAEVTSTAPDSNLNNNISRVQVEIKQCCCNDCCCNNCSNCCCNDCGCKDCYCNCCKNDFWC
- a CDS encoding cupin domain-containing protein, with amino-acid sequence MHENKKNLLDGSLAQYNDTAVPKIPVFAGNDITSEVYYFKPNQVLNAHRHPNGEQIFVFLKGEGKMKLGEHECDVKNGDTVFVPTGEWHEITNGSNEEMVAVQITKINAGAEYRG
- a CDS encoding ABC transporter substrate-binding protein is translated as MFKKIVAIASSIIVSTICLTGCDFNSNDKKGESSSSKNLDKVTIAEVTHSVFYAPQYAAITKGFFEDEGIKIDLINTQGADKTMAALISGEANVGLMGPEASIYVYNQNKNDYAVNFAQLTKRDGSFLVARKKMPNFSYNDLKGTEILGGRKGGVPLMTFEYVLKEKGLTIGENLKVGNVNVRTDVQFGVMAGAFAGGEGDFTTAFEPTATAMEKEGSGYIVTSIGKDSGEIPFTAYSTTRSYMKNNKDLIQRFTNAVYKGQLWIQQASSKEVAKAMQPFFEDISLEDLTTVVDRYKSIDAWSQNPVLKEEGLKKLMTVMKEAKELDKEAPYKDIVNTEFANNAIKNIK
- a CDS encoding class I SAM-dependent methyltransferase: MKQNKYDDDRFFNKYSKMERSTNGLAGAGEWHVLKKMLPDFKGKRVLDLGCGFGWHCQYAVENGAISAVGVDISEKMLKEARNKTQLDNINYICMPIEDINFPKDSFDVVISSLAFHYIQSFEDICKNISNCLSNKGNFVFSVEHPIFTAYGSQEWYCDKDGTNLHWPVDRYFEEGVRKSNFLGEEVIKYHKTLTTYLNTLMKTGFEILEIIEPQPEEKLLDTIPDMKDELRRPMMLLVSAKKR
- a CDS encoding prolyl-tRNA synthetase associated domain-containing protein; this encodes MNNQQQEVYKKLDELSIPYEAVNHPPVYTIEEMEELKTLHMEFVVKNLFLRDAKGKEHFLVVLGKDKKADLKDIRQQIDSKPLSFASEERLQKYLKLTKGAVTPFGILNDKEAVVKVVFDKDLLKMDKIGIHPNDNTATVFLKFEDMKKLIEENGNEIYYVEV
- a CDS encoding PBECR2 nuclease fold domain-containing protein, translated to MSTDKVVGIIDEETAELAGIEYTGKIYASSGVIKHIKKKHRCQLSKDIFNDIIDTIKMVLKSPEYIGSHPKKPGKSVEFIKKIDDYILVATELDTKKEYLYVSSMYAIKEAKLESRVNSGRVKQYNG